The Nitrospinaceae bacterium genome has a segment encoding these proteins:
- a CDS encoding M20 family metallopeptidase: MDNALVDETVTLTQELIRIRSENPGGTEAGMADRTEDYLKNLGLDVERDDVVDGRQNIIAKLSANPDAPTLVYLNHMDTVPAGDGWTKDPFSAEISEGKLWGRGSCDMKGGLAASLIAIKNLKMKLDGGARLNRSIRACLVVDEECSWMQGVSKAVELGRIKKEDIVIACEPTSLELKTAQKGALWYEIVFSGKSAHAAAPQMGANAIQAAAQTLIRLEEAAASMSNTNELLGKTTIVTSVIDGGSKTNIVPDACRIEVDVRFVPPLSVTGVRELLEGIATEACQSVPGTSAQINSLSVDRPPILSSLQTDNAKIFCRAISESTGVNPVPAGVSYYSDAGLAAARTGNQQCYLLGPGSIEQAHRPDEFIDLEELKKSALIISSLTEQFALGK; this comes from the coding sequence ATGGATAATGCACTTGTTGACGAAACTGTCACCCTTACACAAGAACTAATCCGAATCCGGAGCGAGAACCCCGGCGGCACAGAAGCGGGCATGGCTGACCGCACTGAGGACTACTTAAAAAATCTTGGTCTTGATGTCGAGCGTGACGATGTTGTCGATGGACGCCAAAACATTATTGCCAAATTGAGTGCCAACCCCGATGCGCCAACGCTCGTTTACCTAAACCATATGGATACTGTCCCCGCTGGCGATGGCTGGACAAAAGACCCCTTTTCCGCAGAAATATCAGAAGGAAAACTCTGGGGCCGAGGCTCATGCGATATGAAAGGCGGCTTGGCGGCAAGCTTGATCGCCATAAAAAATTTAAAAATGAAACTCGATGGCGGCGCTCGCCTCAATCGTTCCATCAGGGCATGTCTTGTCGTAGACGAGGAGTGCTCCTGGATGCAAGGAGTGTCAAAAGCCGTTGAGCTAGGTCGAATCAAGAAAGAAGATATTGTCATCGCGTGTGAGCCCACAAGCCTTGAGCTAAAAACCGCTCAAAAAGGCGCTCTTTGGTATGAAATCGTTTTTTCAGGCAAAAGCGCTCACGCCGCCGCGCCGCAAATGGGCGCCAATGCCATACAGGCAGCTGCTCAAACTTTGATTCGTCTTGAAGAGGCTGCCGCCTCAATGAGCAATACTAATGAGTTGCTCGGCAAAACCACCATCGTGACAAGCGTCATCGATGGCGGCAGTAAAACCAACATTGTTCCTGATGCTTGCCGGATTGAGGTGGATGTTCGTTTTGTTCCCCCTTTGTCCGTTACCGGAGTACGGGAACTGCTCGAAGGAATTGCAACTGAGGCATGTCAATCTGTTCCCGGCACCTCAGCACAGATCAATTCGCTCTCGGTAGACCGCCCCCCCATACTCTCCAGCCTGCAAACGGATAACGCAAAAATCTTCTGCAGGGCCATCTCTGAATCTACGGGAGTAAATCCCGTTCCGGCGGGTGTCAGCTATTACTCTGATGCAGGGCTCGCCGCTGCACGAACGGGGAATCAACAATGTTACCTGCTTGGGCCTGGCAGCATCGAGCAGGCACAT
- a CDS encoding anhydro-N-acetylmuramic acid kinase: MNVSSKHSHTAIGLMSGTSADGVDAALISIPASPTSSNVEVLEFKSYPYSDEIRRRVLEACGDPGVNTEEICSLHREVGEVFAEAALAIIKKHHMTPNQVDFMGSHGQTVRHLPKGGKNSQGALLPSTLQIGDPSIIAEKTGSTIISDFRSRDVAAGGMGAPLTPWAHRTLFENSNYPCAFLNLGGISNITYIPPSSEDGIMGFDAGPANMALDTLANKISGGKAQFDLGGEIAARGQINEKALASLMEHPYLKLRPPKSTGRETFGETFLSDTIDILASLGESDENQMATLTAFSARCIIKAVNNYFPTDAPPKEIIAGGGGVHNKSMMRYLQEGLDPIPVVSSAVHEIDPNAVEAVSFALLAWATLRGEPANIPAATGASHAVVLGNITPGKNYLSVL; encoded by the coding sequence ATGAATGTTTCGTCCAAGCACAGCCATACCGCTATCGGCTTAATGTCAGGAACCTCAGCAGATGGTGTAGATGCGGCATTAATATCAATCCCCGCCTCCCCCACATCCTCGAATGTCGAGGTTCTTGAATTTAAATCCTATCCGTATTCTGATGAAATTCGTCGCCGTGTACTTGAAGCATGTGGAGATCCGGGAGTTAACACCGAGGAAATATGCTCCCTTCACCGCGAGGTTGGCGAAGTATTCGCCGAGGCGGCACTCGCCATTATCAAAAAACACCACATGACGCCAAACCAGGTGGACTTCATGGGAAGTCACGGCCAGACCGTGCGGCACCTGCCGAAGGGAGGCAAAAACTCTCAAGGGGCATTGCTGCCATCTACCCTTCAAATCGGCGATCCGTCCATCATTGCCGAAAAAACAGGCAGCACAATCATTTCGGATTTTCGATCTAGAGATGTTGCTGCCGGCGGAATGGGTGCTCCGCTTACGCCGTGGGCCCACCGCACCCTTTTCGAGAATTCCAACTATCCCTGCGCTTTTTTGAATCTCGGGGGCATCTCGAATATCACCTACATCCCCCCCAGCAGCGAAGATGGGATTATGGGGTTCGACGCCGGGCCAGCCAATATGGCCCTCGATACCCTCGCCAACAAAATTTCCGGCGGCAAAGCGCAGTTTGACCTCGGGGGTGAGATTGCCGCTCGGGGGCAAATTAACGAAAAAGCTCTCGCCTCGTTGATGGAGCATCCTTATCTGAAACTTCGTCCCCCGAAAAGCACCGGTCGCGAAACTTTTGGAGAAACTTTCCTTAGCGATACTATCGATATACTCGCCTCGCTCGGCGAGAGCGATGAGAACCAAATGGCTACACTGACAGCCTTCTCTGCCAGATGTATCATCAAAGCCGTCAATAATTACTTTCCCACAGATGCGCCTCCCAAAGAGATCATCGCCGGAGGTGGCGGCGTACACAACAAATCCATGATGCGCTATTTACAAGAAGGGCTGGACCCGATTCCTGTCGTATCTAGCGCCGTCCACGAAATAGACCCCAACGCGGTGGAAGCCGTATCCTTCGCTCTTCTAGCCTGGGCGACACTACGGGGCGAGCCGGCCAATATACCCGCCGCCACCGGAGCTAGCCACGCCGTGGTCCTCGGGAATATTACCCCCGGCAAAAATTATCTTTCCGTGCTTTAA
- a CDS encoding transglycosylase SLT domain-containing protein, with protein MSKRISILVLSLGLVFFHSISSLGATKNSPTRPPLTKTPARKKTATKIKPPTYSSLPKKIHLLLKAKNYKKLEAELKAESSTWNGRRAFLLGYASLKMKRPHDAVSYFKQALHLAPALKVHILHFSARASMSANDNEAARKSLEKMVRLDPRSIHTPDALETLASIETQRGQHQRAAARLGEFLRYNPKHERAAEIMVRRAKAFNSAGQKRNAAAAWRRIWTNHPEHSQADRALKLSEQLAEGLMPRLRPFGPRDHFLRARKLQKRYHYEKALKSYQNLKRIFPNSIHQREIKLYESLTLYSLRKTKNAQRALERAIPLFPSNSPARAQVRYYLSRNNLRRRDQGAFEMEAKQLLDEAPRGKWAGKTRFLLARVSEDDLDYETASNYYREVLKYHPYSSNAPKAQWQLAWINYRTGNYLEAYNNFNEMGLKYPNHKLISSALYWGAVAAERQGEREKAEDLYRKCIQIYRHRYYGQLSAGALRRIGRRTGFPPKQISLPTTGYKNWLRPPKNIAGGAFLNRWRAAELLSSMGFHKLAAEEFKHLRGSPYFRLKAARSYLEAERHDMAIRIMHESFWDAVRGGGKDLPMDFWKIAFPIHRKTRKKGEANPLLVSAIIRAESLFHRNAFSRAGAIGLMQLMPATGKRLSKKLNIRLTSNKKLFDPDLNVRLGARYLGDLVKEFKGALVPAIASYNAGKRPVKRWWKNRRDEPIEVFIEKIPYQETRYYVKKVLGYLREYRRIYKKPKKASTIKKRTK; from the coding sequence ATGTCGAAACGAATTTCCATCCTCGTCCTGAGCCTTGGGCTTGTCTTCTTTCATTCTATTTCGTCCCTCGGCGCTACAAAAAATTCGCCCACTCGACCTCCTCTGACGAAAACACCCGCGAGAAAAAAAACTGCCACAAAAATTAAACCACCTACATACTCTTCGCTGCCAAAAAAAATCCATCTTCTTCTCAAAGCTAAAAACTACAAAAAACTCGAAGCGGAATTAAAGGCAGAATCCTCGACATGGAACGGACGCCGGGCATTTTTACTCGGATACGCCAGCCTTAAAATGAAGCGTCCTCACGATGCCGTTTCTTACTTCAAGCAAGCCCTGCATCTGGCACCCGCTCTCAAAGTTCACATTCTGCATTTCTCGGCAAGGGCATCCATGTCGGCGAATGATAACGAGGCTGCTCGGAAATCGCTGGAAAAAATGGTCCGATTAGACCCGAGAAGTATCCACACACCAGATGCCTTAGAAACACTGGCCTCGATTGAAACCCAGCGAGGCCAACACCAACGCGCAGCCGCCCGATTGGGAGAATTTCTTCGCTATAATCCAAAACACGAAAGGGCCGCCGAGATTATGGTCCGCCGGGCAAAAGCATTTAATTCGGCCGGGCAAAAAAGAAACGCCGCCGCTGCTTGGAGGCGAATCTGGACAAACCATCCGGAACACTCCCAGGCAGATCGCGCATTGAAGTTATCCGAACAATTGGCCGAAGGATTAATGCCTCGCCTCAGGCCTTTTGGCCCGCGAGATCATTTTCTTCGCGCAAGGAAATTACAAAAACGCTATCACTATGAAAAAGCCCTGAAGAGCTATCAGAACTTAAAACGAATTTTTCCCAATTCAATACACCAACGTGAAATTAAACTTTATGAATCGCTCACGCTTTACTCTCTTCGTAAAACGAAAAATGCCCAAAGGGCACTTGAGCGGGCGATACCCCTTTTTCCATCAAATTCACCTGCCCGTGCCCAGGTTCGCTATTACCTTTCAAGAAACAATTTGCGCCGTCGCGATCAGGGCGCTTTCGAAATGGAGGCGAAACAGCTTCTAGATGAAGCCCCGCGCGGCAAATGGGCAGGCAAGACGCGCTTTCTGCTCGCCCGTGTTAGCGAGGACGATCTTGATTACGAAACCGCATCGAACTACTACCGGGAAGTTTTGAAATACCATCCCTATTCGTCAAATGCACCCAAGGCCCAATGGCAACTCGCCTGGATAAATTACCGCACAGGAAATTATCTCGAAGCCTATAATAATTTCAACGAAATGGGACTCAAGTATCCAAATCATAAGCTCATATCCTCGGCCCTTTACTGGGGTGCCGTTGCCGCAGAAAGACAAGGCGAAAGAGAAAAAGCTGAGGATTTATATCGCAAATGTATTCAGATATATCGCCACCGCTACTACGGACAACTCTCGGCGGGCGCTCTTCGCCGCATTGGACGGCGAACCGGATTTCCGCCCAAACAAATCTCTCTCCCGACAACAGGCTATAAAAATTGGCTCCGCCCCCCTAAAAATATTGCCGGAGGCGCATTTTTAAACAGGTGGCGTGCTGCCGAGCTTTTGTCTTCCATGGGCTTTCACAAGTTGGCAGCCGAGGAATTTAAGCACCTTAGGGGCTCGCCTTACTTCAGACTAAAGGCCGCTCGCTCATACCTTGAAGCCGAGCGGCACGATATGGCGATCAGGATCATGCACGAATCTTTTTGGGATGCCGTCAGGGGCGGCGGCAAAGATCTCCCGATGGACTTTTGGAAAATTGCGTTTCCGATTCACAGGAAAACACGAAAAAAAGGAGAGGCCAACCCGCTGTTGGTCAGCGCTATCATTCGGGCAGAAAGTCTATTTCACCGAAATGCTTTTTCTCGCGCTGGCGCCATTGGACTAATGCAATTGATGCCCGCCACTGGCAAGCGGCTATCTAAAAAATTGAATATCCGCCTAACGTCAAATAAAAAGCTTTTCGATCCGGATCTAAATGTCCGCCTGGGAGCTCGCTATCTGGGTGACCTGGTAAAAGAATTTAAGGGAGCTTTGGTGCCAGCTATTGCCAGCTACAACGCTGGCAAACGACCGGTAAAGCGATGGTGGAAAAATCGCCGCGATGAACCTATCGAGGTATTCATCGAGAAAATTCCGTATCAAGAGACACGCTATTATGTAAAAAAAGTACTCGGTTATCTTCGCGAATATCGCCGCATATACAAAAAACCAAAAAAAGCATCAACAATAAAAAAGAGAACAAAATGA
- a CDS encoding M20 family metallopeptidase, with protein MMNLDRAKAAAKEYIDNIAPLLWKLSLDLHKHPEIAFEEKRSSAQITQFLEEQGFQLERGVAGLPTAFRAIRPAKGKNKPAVSYMSEYDALPGLGHACGHNLIAMASAGAGAALANILKPETGEVQVLGTPAEEGGGGKVIMADKGLFQGIDANMMMHPSSETRSEVNFLALAELRFNFYGKTSHASAAPEKGINALDGVIATFNAISALRQQILQSDRIHGVITEGGQAPNIIPEKASAWFYVRSETQEGLKAILKRVTECARGAARSTGTKLRVKKIPIEYAPMRTNSALASLFKNNLENLGIFEPVPLPPLQMGSSDVGNASQKTPTIHPEIKMVAPDVSAHTHAFAKAAGGQAGRKTLILGAKSLAMTGIDILLNKKAREQVRTEFRSETNHANRPKANR; from the coding sequence ATGATGAATCTTGATCGTGCAAAAGCAGCCGCCAAAGAATATATCGACAACATTGCTCCCCTTCTCTGGAAGCTTTCGCTCGACCTCCACAAACATCCTGAAATCGCCTTTGAGGAAAAACGCTCATCGGCTCAAATTACACAATTCCTCGAAGAGCAGGGTTTTCAGCTTGAACGAGGCGTTGCCGGCCTGCCTACAGCATTTAGAGCAATTCGCCCGGCCAAGGGTAAAAATAAACCTGCTGTCTCGTATATGTCTGAATACGATGCCTTACCGGGCCTGGGCCACGCATGCGGCCACAACCTGATCGCCATGGCCAGCGCCGGGGCCGGGGCCGCCCTCGCCAACATTCTCAAGCCAGAGACAGGCGAGGTGCAGGTTCTCGGGACACCGGCCGAAGAGGGCGGCGGCGGGAAAGTCATCATGGCGGACAAAGGGCTATTCCAAGGAATTGACGCCAATATGATGATGCACCCCTCCTCGGAAACCCGCTCCGAAGTGAATTTCTTAGCGCTGGCTGAACTCAGGTTCAATTTCTACGGCAAAACCTCCCATGCCTCGGCGGCGCCAGAAAAGGGCATTAACGCGCTTGATGGTGTAATCGCCACATTCAACGCCATTTCCGCCCTGAGACAGCAGATACTCCAGAGCGACAGAATCCACGGGGTTATCACCGAAGGCGGGCAAGCACCCAATATCATTCCGGAGAAAGCATCCGCTTGGTTTTATGTCAGAAGCGAAACACAAGAGGGCCTTAAAGCCATCCTCAAACGAGTCACGGAATGCGCCCGGGGCGCTGCGCGCTCCACCGGCACAAAACTGCGTGTAAAAAAAATACCAATTGAATACGCACCCATGCGAACGAACTCCGCGCTGGCTTCTCTTTTCAAAAACAATCTCGAAAACCTGGGCATCTTCGAGCCAGTTCCACTTCCCCCCCTTCAAATGGGCTCATCCGACGTAGGAAACGCGAGCCAAAAAACACCTACCATTCATCCCGAAATAAAGATGGTCGCGCCGGATGTATCCGCCCACACACATGCTTTCGCCAAAGCGGCTGGCGGACAGGCAGGCAGGAAAACACTCATACTCGGAGCCAAATCTCTTGCAATGACCGGCATTGATATTCTTCTTAATAAAAAAGCAAGAGAGCAGGTACGTACTGAATTTAGATCCGAGACGAACCACGCCAACCGCCCAAAAGCTAATCGTTGA
- the tolQ gene encoding protein TolQ, translating into MASQELDVWSLAFGSKGIVFFVLLILIFFSLASWAVIIWKFIELKRAKNACDEFLTAFWQAKRLDQLYEEAASVEGNPVVEVFAAGYREAEHVLQVRSKNTSVESSVLSAELSGVESVERALRRAANHEISNLERLITFLATTASATPFIGLFGTVWGIMNSFRNIGSQGAAGLAVVAPGISEALIATALGLAAAIPAVIAYNHFQNQIKVLSDDIENFTADFLNLVGRHFMSM; encoded by the coding sequence ATGGCATCTCAAGAGTTGGATGTCTGGAGCCTTGCCTTTGGCTCCAAGGGTATCGTTTTCTTTGTTTTGCTCATTTTGATTTTCTTCTCTCTTGCCTCGTGGGCGGTTATTATTTGGAAGTTTATCGAGCTCAAAAGGGCCAAGAATGCTTGTGATGAATTTTTAACGGCATTCTGGCAGGCCAAGCGCCTGGATCAGCTCTACGAAGAAGCTGCTTCTGTTGAAGGAAATCCGGTAGTAGAGGTATTTGCGGCGGGCTACCGTGAAGCGGAGCATGTTTTGCAGGTGAGGTCGAAAAATACCTCGGTCGAATCCTCCGTCCTATCGGCGGAGCTCTCGGGTGTCGAAAGCGTGGAGCGTGCGCTTCGCCGGGCGGCTAATCATGAAATATCAAATCTAGAGCGTCTTATTACGTTTCTCGCTACGACTGCCAGCGCCACTCCGTTTATCGGACTTTTTGGAACGGTCTGGGGGATCATGAATTCATTTCGGAATATTGGTAGCCAGGGCGCTGCGGGTTTGGCTGTCGTGGCCCCTGGCATCAGCGAGGCCCTCATTGCGACGGCGCTTGGCCTTGCCGCGGCTATCCCTGCCGTTATTGCCTATAACCATTTCCAGAATCAGATTAAAGTTCTTTCGGACGATATTGAAAATTTCACTGCAGATTTCCTCAATCTTGTTGGCCGCCATTTTATGAGTATGTAA
- a CDS encoding protein TolR: MLVLLIIFMVTAPMLQQSQSQVNVDLPNVLASPATAAEDAVIITVDLNSRVFINDSQVQPADLGEKLSVLFKSRSKKEIFLRADQNVPYGEVVKTMAVIRKAGITRLNMVTESLKSKSKKTSSRR; the protein is encoded by the coding sequence ATGCTCGTCCTGCTGATTATTTTCATGGTGACCGCTCCGATGCTTCAGCAGAGCCAGAGCCAGGTAAATGTCGATTTGCCCAACGTGTTAGCCTCTCCGGCTACAGCGGCTGAGGATGCCGTCATTATTACGGTCGATCTCAATAGCCGTGTTTTTATAAATGACAGTCAGGTGCAGCCAGCGGACCTTGGCGAAAAACTATCTGTTTTATTCAAAAGCCGTTCAAAAAAAGAGATTTTCTTGAGGGCCGATCAAAATGTACCTTATGGCGAAGTAGTCAAAACGATGGCTGTTATTCGTAAAGCGGGCATTACCCGTCTTAACATGGTGACGGAATCGCTTAAATCGAAAAGCAAAAAAACCTCATCCCGGCGTTGA
- a CDS encoding TonB C-terminal domain-containing protein has translation MHVVIFGAAAWSPSSADYRFYGSGTAVSLVGADEIPGGSARGKSGDRPEDVQTSPARGGRNIKKVTTPTKKKAKRKIKRTKKKPSSKKKSRKLAIKKKKKKISKSRQARLKRIKVRRERLKKWRRKQAKQKKVVKEVKPAPAKKPGKSSGGNRKQVLAKNTAGEPPKPKTGYPGEGGGDGQGGGSLGGGSGGVARNDIERYYGLLAERVRNFWTVPPNLPNLESLKVVVIFDVARDGEMRNLRIETTSGNRIYDTAALRAVKRSADPALPAPPNSVKETWLPLGFRFCGRNFCR, from the coding sequence TTGCATGTGGTGATTTTTGGTGCTGCGGCGTGGTCCCCTTCGTCAGCGGATTACCGATTCTATGGTAGCGGAACAGCGGTAAGCCTGGTTGGTGCGGATGAAATACCGGGTGGCTCAGCCCGAGGAAAGTCTGGAGATAGGCCCGAGGATGTTCAGACTTCACCGGCCAGAGGCGGCAGGAATATAAAAAAAGTCACAACCCCGACAAAGAAAAAAGCAAAAAGAAAAATTAAACGAACAAAGAAAAAACCATCGAGCAAGAAAAAATCTCGGAAGTTGGCGATCAAGAAAAAAAAGAAGAAGATAAGCAAAAGTCGGCAGGCGAGGCTCAAGAGAATCAAAGTCCGCCGGGAGAGGTTAAAAAAATGGCGCAGGAAACAAGCGAAGCAAAAAAAAGTTGTTAAGGAAGTTAAGCCGGCGCCTGCTAAAAAACCAGGCAAAAGTTCCGGAGGTAATCGCAAGCAGGTTTTGGCGAAGAATACGGCTGGCGAGCCCCCAAAACCCAAGACAGGATATCCGGGTGAGGGAGGCGGGGATGGTCAAGGCGGTGGCAGCCTAGGTGGTGGCAGTGGGGGTGTCGCACGGAATGATATTGAACGCTACTATGGGCTTCTGGCCGAGCGCGTGAGGAATTTTTGGACGGTGCCCCCGAATCTACCTAATTTGGAGAGCTTGAAAGTGGTTGTTATTTTCGATGTGGCCCGAGATGGAGAAATGCGTAATCTGCGCATCGAGACAACGAGTGGAAATCGAATTTATGATACGGCGGCGCTAAGGGCGGTTAAGCGCTCTGCAGATCCGGCATTGCCTGCGCCGCCGAATAGCGTGAAGGAAACGTGGTTGCCTCTTGGATTTCGTTTTTGTGGACGGAATTTCTGCCGTTAG
- the tolB gene encoding Tol-Pal system beta propeller repeat protein TolB produces the protein MWTEFLPLVVVIEMKKIELKIWIEIFWVAKVVFALLLVMPGLFLFDGRAEAAKSGRVFIDIYSPSSRKIRLAIPELRPLEGGRNPIGLKIAQVIEADLQRSGIFFIRNRKGFLENPLKAGIQKKSQRFKQWANVVKVEGLIKGGYKILGNSLEAEMYMYDVVRGVQELGKRYRYPKSNWRLLAHRFANTVLERFTGEKGVFDTQIAFVARRTIKHRGEIYIMDWDGAQLRRVTRNGQGNNAPAWSPDGKWLAYSSFKSRTPGVFILPTNGGREFRVSSGRFQAIGGGFSPDSRYFAFSQLAGRNYEIYRYDMFSRVRKRLTRNFGIDVSPAFSPDGRKIAFSTGRTGTPQIYVMNSDGSNPRRITQKGTYNTEPDWSPRGDRIVFTGRVTDGSSIDIVTINPDGSDLRRLTGGQRRNESPSWSPDGRNIAFSSDRSGRKYVYVMTSAGTQLKRLELGQEPAWSPALP, from the coding sequence TTGTGGACGGAATTTCTGCCGTTAGTTGTGGTGATTGAAATGAAAAAAATTGAATTGAAAATATGGATTGAAATTTTTTGGGTGGCAAAGGTGGTCTTTGCGCTATTGCTGGTAATGCCTGGGTTATTCTTGTTTGATGGTCGCGCAGAGGCTGCGAAGTCGGGACGTGTTTTTATCGACATTTACTCGCCTAGCTCGAGGAAAATACGTCTTGCCATTCCTGAGCTTCGCCCCTTAGAGGGCGGCCGAAATCCGATTGGGCTTAAAATTGCCCAGGTCATCGAGGCTGACCTTCAGAGAAGCGGCATATTTTTTATCCGCAACAGAAAAGGGTTTCTAGAAAATCCTCTTAAGGCTGGTATTCAAAAGAAAAGCCAGCGATTTAAACAGTGGGCGAATGTCGTCAAGGTCGAAGGATTAATCAAGGGTGGCTATAAGATTCTAGGCAATTCCCTTGAAGCGGAAATGTATATGTATGACGTGGTTCGAGGTGTGCAGGAACTTGGCAAAAGATATCGTTATCCCAAATCGAACTGGAGATTGCTGGCTCATCGATTTGCCAATACTGTTTTGGAGCGTTTTACTGGTGAAAAGGGTGTTTTCGATACCCAGATCGCATTCGTCGCCAGGCGCACAATAAAGCATCGTGGTGAAATCTATATTATGGATTGGGATGGGGCCCAACTTCGTCGCGTTACGCGGAACGGGCAAGGTAATAATGCCCCGGCCTGGTCTCCCGATGGTAAGTGGCTGGCTTACTCTTCTTTTAAGTCGAGAACGCCCGGTGTTTTTATTCTCCCAACAAATGGCGGTCGTGAGTTTCGTGTAAGTTCAGGGCGTTTTCAGGCCATTGGCGGGGGTTTCTCGCCCGACAGCCGCTATTTTGCTTTTTCGCAATTGGCGGGCAGAAATTACGAGATTTATCGCTACGATATGTTTAGCCGCGTGCGAAAGCGTCTTACCAGGAATTTTGGAATCGATGTTTCCCCTGCGTTTTCTCCAGATGGCAGGAAAATTGCTTTTTCTACAGGACGCACAGGGACTCCTCAGATTTATGTAATGAACTCCGATGGTTCCAACCCAAGGCGCATTACTCAAAAAGGGACATACAACACTGAGCCAGATTGGAGCCCACGAGGAGATAGGATCGTATTTACAGGTCGGGTAACGGACGGCTCTTCCATAGATATAGTTACAATAAACCCAGATGGAAGCGATTTAAGGCGTTTGACAGGTGGACAGCGAAGAAATGAGTCGCCTTCCTGGTCGCCAGATGGCCGAAACATTGCATTTTCATCAGATCGATCGGGTCGAAAATACGTTTATGTCATGACATCGGCCGGAACCCAACTGAAACGCCTTGAACTTGGTCAGGAGCCAGCTTGGTCTCCTGCGCTTCCGTGA
- the pal gene encoding peptidoglycan-associated lipoprotein Pal gives MFEIGIIKHFKFVVVGGALLLTVGCAQQTVKSDESVASASSPSSGSRSGSSMKEGSMTEAERRRKRDAFKRSLREFQNAPVYFDFDKSGIRPDMRPVLDRKAQFLLDFPSVRIQVEGHCDERGTAEYNVALGHRRAQQTKDYLVSLGVSASRVDTVSYGEERPADPRSHELAWAKNRRAMFNAIGGIPSGLN, from the coding sequence ATGTTTGAGATTGGAATTATTAAGCACTTTAAATTTGTAGTGGTTGGTGGCGCATTGCTTCTTACTGTTGGTTGCGCCCAGCAGACGGTGAAATCTGATGAATCTGTTGCTTCGGCTTCCTCCCCCTCTTCTGGCTCCCGCTCAGGGTCCAGTATGAAAGAAGGAAGCATGACTGAGGCTGAGCGTAGGCGTAAGAGAGATGCTTTTAAACGGTCGCTCCGAGAATTCCAGAATGCGCCAGTCTATTTTGATTTCGATAAGTCGGGAATTAGGCCCGATATGCGCCCCGTCCTTGATCGCAAGGCACAGTTTCTTCTTGATTTTCCGTCTGTTCGGATTCAAGTCGAAGGTCATTGCGATGAGCGTGGTACAGCAGAGTATAACGTAGCGCTGGGTCATCGCAGGGCTCAGCAGACGAAAGACTATCTTGTGTCCCTTGGGGTTTCGGCATCTCGTGTCGATACGGTCAGTTACGGTGAAGAGCGACCTGCCGATCCGAGGAGCCATGAATTGGCGTGGGCAAAAAATCGCCGAGCCATGTTTAATGCGATTGGCGGCATTCCTTCGGGATTGAACTAA
- the ybgF gene encoding tol-pal system protein YbgF gives MSSLTRHSFPRFFLPLFLFALFGCQDVIQGGDQTFSAPGPVKNTSREVERANSDITSLGRNLSGLRRGLSNQESRIEEVRKGLQTLKDELEKDREKISSVSMKLEQQIKELRAKLDTMDNDLTFLRSSGRNSGAIPEKEELDVQIRPAGVPAGSSPAGSSAEGAAQPQASVGVSKETLIAAGVPQGGSRDVVVVVPPVGMPAEVPQPPKPITPNSEDEYNEALRILNEEGNFPRARSVFNRFITKNPTHERADDAQFWIGESYFREKNFERAILAFNKVQVDYANGDKAPDALLKEALAFLNLGDKASARELLARVIQKYPNSSAAEAALERLKSL, from the coding sequence ATGTCTTCTTTAACTCGCCATTCCTTCCCTCGATTTTTCCTTCCGCTCTTTTTGTTTGCCTTGTTCGGCTGTCAAGATGTTATCCAGGGCGGAGATCAGACGTTTAGCGCTCCGGGCCCTGTTAAGAATACTTCGCGGGAAGTCGAACGTGCTAATTCGGATATTACCTCATTAGGTAGAAATCTCAGTGGGCTCAGGCGGGGACTGTCGAATCAGGAATCTCGGATTGAAGAGGTTCGAAAAGGACTGCAAACCCTAAAAGACGAGCTTGAAAAAGACAGAGAAAAAATATCTTCTGTTTCTATGAAACTGGAACAACAAATAAAAGAACTTCGCGCAAAGTTGGATACAATGGATAACGATCTGACTTTTTTAAGGTCATCAGGCAGGAATTCGGGTGCCATACCTGAGAAAGAAGAATTAGATGTCCAAATCCGTCCTGCAGGAGTTCCCGCAGGAAGTTCTCCTGCCGGCTCTTCGGCAGAAGGCGCTGCACAGCCTCAAGCATCTGTGGGTGTTTCAAAGGAAACCTTAATCGCGGCTGGGGTTCCGCAGGGTGGGTCTCGAGATGTGGTTGTTGTTGTTCCACCTGTAGGAATGCCGGCGGAAGTTCCACAACCACCAAAACCAATTACGCCAAACTCGGAAGACGAATATAATGAGGCTCTCCGAATTCTTAATGAGGAGGGAAATTTTCCTCGGGCAAGATCAGTATTTAATCGGTTTATTACAAAAAATCCAACGCATGAACGGGCTGATGACGCTCAATTTTGGATAGGTGAATCATATTTTAGGGAAAAGAATTTTGAACGAGCGATTCTCGCGTTTAACAAAGTGCAGGTAGATTATGCAAATGGAGATAAGGCACCTGATGCGCTTTTGAAAGAAGCGTTGGCGTTCTTGAATCTTGGAGATAAAGCGAGCGCGCGGGAGCTTCTAGCCCGAGTGATCCAAAAATATCCGAATTCCTCGGCAGCTGAAGCTGCATTGGAACGTTTGAAATCTTTGTAG